GCATGAACAAAAACATTTTGATATTGCAGAATTATTTGTGAGAAAGTTTAGAAAAGCAGTTGCTGAAAAAATTAAAAACTCAGGAGACTACAACAAATATTTCAAAGCAATTTATGACGGGATATCGGATGAGTATAAAAACTTCCAGATGGCCTATGACAGGGAAACCCGTCATGGAATTGATAAAGAAAAACAGTCCGAATATAACGATTCGATTGCTGAACAATTAGACAACTTAAAAAGCTATCAAGCCTTTGAAATTCCTCAATAAAATCATCCACGAACTGCTGGCGCAAAACACGGATCTTTCTGCGTTTAACATCATTCTGCCCGGAAAACGTCCCATTGTGTTTATCAGACAGATTCTGGAAGAAAATAATTATTCAGGGTTTCTTCCCAACTTTTTTACGATTGAGGAACTCATCAATACAATTGCCGATCACCAGCCGATTCAGGGTATTCCGCTGTGGCTTTTCTCTTTTGATGTCTATAGAAGCCTGAATCTTATTCCGAGAGATGATTTTTCAGATTTTCTGAAATGGTTTCCTACATTGCAGAAGGACTGGGATGATATTCTCAAATTCTCAGACAGTGATCAGGCGGTATTACAGTATATGTTTGATGAGGAAAGGATCAAAGAATGGGCTCAGGATCTTGGTGAGGATGATGATGTCCCAAGAAAGAAATTCCTTAATTTCTGGCAGAATATGAATGTTTTTCTCCCTGTCCTCAAGGAGAGACTGCAGGAAAAAAACTGGGCTACTTCCGGAATGATCCATGAAGCTGCTAAAGCCAAGATTGTTGATTTTGCCAAAAATACCAAAGAAGAGTTTATTTTTTGCGGGTTCAATGCCTTTACTCCGGTAGAGGAAAAGTTGGTAAGGAGTCTTTTGCAGTGGAATAAAGCCCAATGTTTCTTTCAGGCAGACCGCTATTATTTCGATGATGAAAGGCAGGAAGCCGGAAAATTTCTTAGAAATCATAAAACATGGAAAGAGTTTGATGATAACAGAGCTTTCCAGTGGATAGAAGATGATTTTAATCAACCTAAAAAAATTAAGGTATACGAAGTGTCCGGGAATGTAACCCAGACTAAAGTATTGCCTGAGATCTTTAAAGAAATCAATAATAAAACTTATTCCAATACTGCGGTAGTACTGCTGGATGAAAATCTGCTTCCGGCAAGTCTTGATGTGATGCATGGTGTTGATAATTTGAATATTACAATGGGATTTCCATTAAAAAACTTATCATTCTCCAATGCGGTAAAACGTCTTTTCTATCTGCAGAAACAGCTGGAAAAAAATAAATCCTCCTACTATTACAGAGATGTTTTTCCGATTCTGGAAGAACTGCCAAAATCTGTGGAAGACGAGCTTATCATCAATGAGTTTAAAGCCAAAGTAGAAGAGAGGAATATTGTGTATATCTCTCATAAGCTTTTGCATGAACTGCTGAGCGGACTGTCTTATTATGGACTTCTTCAGAAAGCTGCCAGTACCAATATCTATCTGGATATGCTTATTGCGTTCTGCCAACAGGTGAAATGGCTTGAAATAGATGATATTCAGTATGAGAATGTCTCTCACTTTGAAAATGCGTTCAGAATTATCAAAAATCAGCTTACTCCATACAATATTGAAATCAAAATGGAAACGCTGGAAATTCTGATCAACCAGCATATCAATTCTGAAAGTATTGACTTCCAGGGAGAGCCTTTGAGAGGACTTCAGATCATGGGATTGCTGGAAACCCGTCTTCTGAATTTTGAAAACGTTATCCTGCTTTCCGTAAACGAAGGAAAACTTCCCCTTGGAAACTCCCAGAATACTTATATTCCTTTTGATATCCGAAGGTTCTTTGATCTTCACACCTTCCTTGAGAATGACAGCATTTATGCCTATCACTTTTACAGATTGATTCAGGATGCGCAGAATGTACATTTGCTGTACAATGCTTTAAGCTCAGGAGTAAATACCGGTGAGAAAAGCCGCTTTATTACTCAGATTGAAATGGAGAGTTCTCATGATATTGAACACCTGATTATTGAAAATTCTTCCGAGCCTATTGCTACCAAACCCATCGAAATCATCAAGACCCAGACTGTACAGGAACGTCTTCAGAAATGGAAGGAAAAAGTATCTGCTTCCCACCTTACAAGCTATCTCTATAATCCTATTGATTTCTACCTTTCCAAGATTTTAAATACTTCGGAAACAGATGAAATAGAAGAAGAATTGTCAATAAAGAATTATGGGAATTTAGTGCATTATTCACTTCAAGAAGTGTATGAGGTGTTAAAGGGTAAGGTTTTAAAAGAAAGTGATTTAAGTAATTCAGTTAAAGCGATAGATCAATATATAAATATTGCTATTGAGAAGCTTAAGCATCAGCCGGAATTCTATGAAAAAGGGATGAACTATATTCATAAAGCCATTGCTAAAAAGGTAATTGAAAATGTTCTTAATCATGATCTTGAGCTGATAAAACAGGGGAACAAACTGGAAATAATTGATATTGAAAGAAGGTTTGAAAGCATAGATTTTGCTCTCGATGGGAATGATAAAATTTCTTTCTTCGGATTCATTGACAGAATTGATAAACTTAACGGTACATTAAGAATTATTGATTATAAAACAGCAAAGATTAAAAACCTTAATGTGAAAATTGATCAGGATAATGTAGACGAATATTTCCATAACAGCGACAGAAAGCAGGCGCTTCAGCTTTGTATTTACCATTACGTTGTACAGCATCTTCCCGAGTTTTGGGGATTCCCCATTGAGACTGGGATATGGAGTTTTGCCGATGCTAAAAAGGGAATGGTTTCCCTGCAGTTTGACAAAGGGGATATTGATGATGCCATGAAATCTGTCAAAAGTCTTATTCTTGAAATCCTGAATCCGGATATTAATTTCGTAGAAACAATAAAAACATATTAAAATAATTTAATTTTAATGGAGCGTATATCTGTGTTTATTCTTCATGGATAGGCTGAAATAGAATTATTTACTTTGTTGATAGTGCCGATAATACGAGTCTTTTTTTCTGTACCTTTACTTCTTAATAACCCTTTAAAGTTTCAACAGGATACACAAAGAATTATAATGAAAAAAAAACTGATATTTTTAGCTATTGCATTTCCTTTTATTGTCAAATCTCAGAAAAAAAATGATTCTCTGAATATCGCTCTTCAGAAGGTAACCAAAGACACTAAATTTGGTCTGGCTCTCAGTGGTGGCGGAGCGAAAGGATTTGCCCACATTGGAATTCTGAAAATGATAGACTCATTGGGAATCAAAGTAGATTACATTACGGGAACCAGTATGGGAGGAATCCTTGGAGGTTTATATGCAATGGGATATAATGCTGACCAGTTGAAGCATACAGTCTACAAAATGGACTGGAACAGGATTTTGAGTAATAAAATTCCTTACAGTAAAGTTAATATCAGCGAAAAAGACGAATACGATAAATATATTCTGGAATTTCCCGTAGTGAAGGGAATTCCTACACTTCCAAGCTCTTATATTGAGGGGCAATACATGGGTGAAGTACTGAATACACTTACCTTTAATGCCAAACACATCAATGATTTCAGTAAACTAAGAATTCCCGTTCAGCTTACTTCATCCGATATTGAAAACGGAGGTCTGGTGATGCAGAAAGAGGGTTCTTTACCTTTAGCTATTCGTTCCACATTGGCTATTCCTGCAGCTTTTGCTCCCGTTTATATTGATGGGAAACTTTTGGTAGATGGCGGATTGGATCGTAATTATCCTGCGAATGAGGTTCGTGAGATGGGTGCGGATTTTGTGATCGGAGGGTATACCGGTTTCAGGCTATTTACGAAAAAAGAGATTGAAAATCCAATGAAGATGATTTATCAGACGCATGCCATCCGTTCTGTGGAAGATTTTAAACATCAAAAGGAGCTCTCTAACATCCTCGTAGACTTTGTGGATCCATTGGGAGAGATTACAACGAAGGATTTCGCCAAATTCAGAAAGATCATCAGAATAGGAGAGATTGAAGCGAGAAAGCACCTTCCTGAGTTTGTAGCTTTGGCTGAAGCTCAAAGGAAACTGGGTATTAAGTATGAGCATACCATGATTGAAGAGGTAAAACTGCCTACGACACAATTTACTTTTAACGAAGAAGATGGAACTCCTATTGCCGATGCTGCAGAGATTGAAGTACTGAAAAGGCAGATGGGACTTACAGAAGGGAAGTATTACGATGCAAAAACAGTTAACGAAGCCATAGACCGTGTTTTCGGAATGCGCCAGTATGTAAAGGTGTATTATACTTACACGAACGTAAATGATGGTCTTGTAATGAATGTTTTTGTGAAAAGAGCGAAAAAAGGAGCATTTAAACTTGCCTTGCACTATGATACAGAACAATCCGTAGGAATTATTGTCAATTATACTTACAGAAACATTCTTCTGAACAGATCCCGATTTTTGGCAACAGTGGATATTTCAGAACGTTTCAAAGCTAAACTTGCTTACCAGCAATTCTTAGACAGCGGAGA
This region of Chryseobacterium culicis genomic DNA includes:
- a CDS encoding patatin-like phospholipase family protein, with product MKKKLIFLAIAFPFIVKSQKKNDSLNIALQKVTKDTKFGLALSGGGAKGFAHIGILKMIDSLGIKVDYITGTSMGGILGGLYAMGYNADQLKHTVYKMDWNRILSNKIPYSKVNISEKDEYDKYILEFPVVKGIPTLPSSYIEGQYMGEVLNTLTFNAKHINDFSKLRIPVQLTSSDIENGGLVMQKEGSLPLAIRSTLAIPAAFAPVYIDGKLLVDGGLDRNYPANEVREMGADFVIGGYTGFRLFTKKEIENPMKMIYQTHAIRSVEDFKHQKELSNILVDFVDPLGEITTKDFAKFRKIIRIGEIEARKHLPEFVALAEAQRKLGIKYEHTMIEEVKLPTTQFTFNEEDGTPIADAAEIEVLKRQMGLTEGKYYDAKTVNEAIDRVFGMRQYVKVYYTYTNVNDGLVMNVFVKRAKKGAFKLALHYDTEQSVGIIVNYTYRNILLNRSRFLATVDISERFKAKLAYQQFLDSGERLWLDLEAKMVHLKSNDLNFRLYDVNGDGSDSFPNHMYRNITGKIALNYNVSPNAYVSLGTEFSTERMYSLLDKVDQSKVDNYSKKLYNHSNFNTFLKFEQNNLNKRYFTTKGNHLQVSTRFYYGDRYQLYDLNTVQPLLYLILNPKDPYYYEPKNLVSFTLNENFFYPITRRLTVKANVFLGASFSAKKEGQVPYLFLNQKYNLGGSEYNYDLLSPEFNGLRQKELPMTSVAKAGLSFQYRIMKKLYLTPSFSYGKVSQELSPFNDSFDMFGYGLNLGYESLIGPISLNVSRNSQLDFSRIYFSIGFKF
- a CDS encoding PD-(D/E)XK nuclease family protein; protein product: MKFLNKIIHELLAQNTDLSAFNIILPGKRPIVFIRQILEENNYSGFLPNFFTIEELINTIADHQPIQGIPLWLFSFDVYRSLNLIPRDDFSDFLKWFPTLQKDWDDILKFSDSDQAVLQYMFDEERIKEWAQDLGEDDDVPRKKFLNFWQNMNVFLPVLKERLQEKNWATSGMIHEAAKAKIVDFAKNTKEEFIFCGFNAFTPVEEKLVRSLLQWNKAQCFFQADRYYFDDERQEAGKFLRNHKTWKEFDDNRAFQWIEDDFNQPKKIKVYEVSGNVTQTKVLPEIFKEINNKTYSNTAVVLLDENLLPASLDVMHGVDNLNITMGFPLKNLSFSNAVKRLFYLQKQLEKNKSSYYYRDVFPILEELPKSVEDELIINEFKAKVEERNIVYISHKLLHELLSGLSYYGLLQKAASTNIYLDMLIAFCQQVKWLEIDDIQYENVSHFENAFRIIKNQLTPYNIEIKMETLEILINQHINSESIDFQGEPLRGLQIMGLLETRLLNFENVILLSVNEGKLPLGNSQNTYIPFDIRRFFDLHTFLENDSIYAYHFYRLIQDAQNVHLLYNALSSGVNTGEKSRFITQIEMESSHDIEHLIIENSSEPIATKPIEIIKTQTVQERLQKWKEKVSASHLTSYLYNPIDFYLSKILNTSETDEIEEELSIKNYGNLVHYSLQEVYEVLKGKVLKESDLSNSVKAIDQYINIAIEKLKHQPEFYEKGMNYIHKAIAKKVIENVLNHDLELIKQGNKLEIIDIERRFESIDFALDGNDKISFFGFIDRIDKLNGTLRIIDYKTAKIKNLNVKIDQDNVDEYFHNSDRKQALQLCIYHYVVQHLPEFWGFPIETGIWSFADAKKGMVSLQFDKGDIDDAMKSVKSLILEILNPDINFVETIKTY